A single region of the Accipiter gentilis chromosome 6, bAccGen1.1, whole genome shotgun sequence genome encodes:
- the SCLY gene encoding selenocysteine lyase isoform X2, protein MGAGTEPAEARRDAAEGRIYLDHNATTPLAPEAAQAVRDAMLQAWGNPSSSHPAGRRRSSSAAPGRAWRGWWEAGRRTSSLPRGARRWEQPQRHFCESQARPGDGRGTPHIVTSSVEHDSIRLPLEQLVKESLAEATFVAVSPQSGRAEVDDVLAAIRPTTCLVSIMLANNETGVIMPVTELSQRVHVLNQWRVAEGLPRILVHTDAAQMIGKGRVDVQELGVDYLTIVGHKFYGPRIGALYVRGPGTTTPLHPMLFGGGQERSFRPGTENTPMIAGLGQAAELVSKNWEAYKAHMQDVRDYLEARLEASFGKQRIHLNSHFTGSKRLCNTSNFSILGPGLQGRRVLSRCKMLLASVGAACHSEKGDRMVETSFRKSGCIERILLCFRVDLLSITDLIVLGDLSFTAVAQLEIQFLGHSSPHRRSGLPASIQTDIWPQSTKSFTDFFFVHTGDANFSHRTISITSFRILQPKHKKCYRG, encoded by the exons ATGGGCGCCGGGACAGAGCCGGCGGAGGCGCGGCGCGACGCGGCGGAGGG GAGGATCTACCTGGACCACAACGCCACCACCCCCCTGGCCCCTGAGGCGGCCCAGGCCGTGCGGGATGCCATGCTGCAGGCCTGGGGCaaccccagcagctcccaccctGCAG GAAGGCGAAGGAGCTCATCGGCTGCGCCCGGGAGAGCCTGGCGAGGATGGTGGGAGGCCGGCCGGAGGACATCGTCTTTACCTCGGGGGGCACGGAGGTGGGAGCAGCCGCAGAG GCACTTCTGTGAAAGCCAGGCCAGGCCGGGGGACGGCCGGGGGACGCCGCACATCGTGACGTCGAGCGTGGAGCACGACTCCATCCGCCTGCCACTGGAGCAGCTGGTGAAGGAGAGCCTGGCAG AAGCCACCTTTGTGGCTGTGTCCCCACAAAGCGGGCGGGCTGAGGTGGACGACGTCCTCGCTGCCATCCGGCCGACCACCTGCCTGGTTTCCATCATGTTGGCCAATAACGAGACTGGGGTCATCATG CCTGTAACGGAGCTGAGCCAGCGTGTCCATGTCCTCAATCAGTGGAGAGTAGCGGAGGGGCTGCCCAGGATCCTGGTGCACACGGATGCAGCGCAGATGATTGGCAAGGGGCGCGTGGACgtgcaggagctgggggtggACTACCTCACCATCGTGGGACACAAG TTCTATGGCCCGCGGATTGGTGCGCTGTACGTGCGTGGCCCTGGCACCACCACCCCGCTGCACCCCATGCTCTTTGGAGGGGGACAAGAGAGGAGTTTCCGGCCGGG caCTGAGAACACCCCAATGATCGCTGGCCTTGGCCAG GCTGCAGAGTTGGTGAGCAAGAACTGGGAGGCCTACAAGGCTCATATGCAGGATGTTCGGGATTACCTGGAGGCCAGGCTGGAG GCCTCCTTTGGGAAGCAGAGGATCCACCTCAACAGCCACTTTACAGGCTCCAAGCGACTCTGCAACACCTCTAACTTCTCCATTCTGGGCCCAGGCCTTCAAG GGCGAAGGGTGCTGTCTCGCTGCAAGATGCTTCTCGCCAGCGTTGGGGCTGCCTGCCACTCTGAGAAAGGGGATCG AATGGTCGAGACCTCTTTTAGAAAAAGTGGTTGCATAGAAAGAATATTGCTCTGCTTCAGGGTAGATCTTTTATCTATCACGGACCTTATAGTTCTTGGGGACCTCTCCTTCACAGCTGTGGCACAActggagatccagtttttggggcACTCTTCCCCCCACAGGAGGTCTGGGCTTCCTGCATCAATTCAGACAGACATTTGGCCACAAAGCACAAAAAGCTTTACTGACTTTTTCTTTGTACACACAGGAGATGCAAATTTTAGCCACAGAACTATTAGCATTACTTCATTTAGAATATTACAGCCAAAGCATAAGAAGTGTTACAGAGGATAA
- the SCLY gene encoding selenocysteine lyase isoform X7 yields the protein MGAGTEPAEARRDAAEGRIYLDHNATTPLAPEAAQAVRDAMLQAWGNPSSSHPAGRKAKELIGCARESLARMVGGRPEDIVFTSGGTEVGAAAEVGKDKGRCPFSGPSFSPLPFSLQANNMVIHTARRHFCESQARPGDGRGTPHIVTSSVEHDSIRLPLEQLVKESLAEATFVAVSPQSGRAEVDDVLAAIRPTTCLVSIMLANNETGVIMPVTELSQRVHVLNQWRVAEGLPRILVHTDAAQMIGKGRVDVQELGVDYLTIVGHKFYGPRIGALYVRGPGTTTPLHPMLFGGGQERSFRPGTENTPMIAGLGQAAELVSKNWEAYKAHMQDVRDYLEARLEASFGKQRIHLNSHFTGSKRLCNTSNFSILGPGLQGRRVLSRCKMLLASVGAACHSEKGDRMVETSFRKSGCIERILLCFRVDLLSITDLIVLGDLSFTAVAQLEIQFLGHSSPHRRSGLPASIQTDIWPQSTKSFTDFFFVHTGDANFSHRTISITSFRILQPKHKKCYRG from the exons ATGGGCGCCGGGACAGAGCCGGCGGAGGCGCGGCGCGACGCGGCGGAGGG GAGGATCTACCTGGACCACAACGCCACCACCCCCCTGGCCCCTGAGGCGGCCCAGGCCGTGCGGGATGCCATGCTGCAGGCCTGGGGCaaccccagcagctcccaccctGCAG GCAGGAAGGCGAAGGAGCTCATCGGCTGCGCCCGGGAGAGCCTGGCGAGGATGGTGGGAGGCCGGCCGGAGGACATCGTCTTTACCTCGGGGGGCACGGAGGTGGGAGCAGCCGCAGAGGTGGGCAAAGACAAAGGGCGCTGCCCTTTCTCTGggccttccttttcccctctgcctttctctcttcAGGCAAACAACATGGTGATCCACACCGCCCGCAGGCACTTCTGTGAAAGCCAGGCCAGGCCGGGGGACGGCCGGGGGACGCCGCACATCGTGACGTCGAGCGTGGAGCACGACTCCATCCGCCTGCCACTGGAGCAGCTGGTGAAGGAGAGCCTGGCAG AAGCCACCTTTGTGGCTGTGTCCCCACAAAGCGGGCGGGCTGAGGTGGACGACGTCCTCGCTGCCATCCGGCCGACCACCTGCCTGGTTTCCATCATGTTGGCCAATAACGAGACTGGGGTCATCATG CCTGTAACGGAGCTGAGCCAGCGTGTCCATGTCCTCAATCAGTGGAGAGTAGCGGAGGGGCTGCCCAGGATCCTGGTGCACACGGATGCAGCGCAGATGATTGGCAAGGGGCGCGTGGACgtgcaggagctgggggtggACTACCTCACCATCGTGGGACACAAG TTCTATGGCCCGCGGATTGGTGCGCTGTACGTGCGTGGCCCTGGCACCACCACCCCGCTGCACCCCATGCTCTTTGGAGGGGGACAAGAGAGGAGTTTCCGGCCGGG caCTGAGAACACCCCAATGATCGCTGGCCTTGGCCAG GCTGCAGAGTTGGTGAGCAAGAACTGGGAGGCCTACAAGGCTCATATGCAGGATGTTCGGGATTACCTGGAGGCCAGGCTGGAG GCCTCCTTTGGGAAGCAGAGGATCCACCTCAACAGCCACTTTACAGGCTCCAAGCGACTCTGCAACACCTCTAACTTCTCCATTCTGGGCCCAGGCCTTCAAG GGCGAAGGGTGCTGTCTCGCTGCAAGATGCTTCTCGCCAGCGTTGGGGCTGCCTGCCACTCTGAGAAAGGGGATCG AATGGTCGAGACCTCTTTTAGAAAAAGTGGTTGCATAGAAAGAATATTGCTCTGCTTCAGGGTAGATCTTTTATCTATCACGGACCTTATAGTTCTTGGGGACCTCTCCTTCACAGCTGTGGCACAActggagatccagtttttggggcACTCTTCCCCCCACAGGAGGTCTGGGCTTCCTGCATCAATTCAGACAGACATTTGGCCACAAAGCACAAAAAGCTTTACTGACTTTTTCTTTGTACACACAGGAGATGCAAATTTTAGCCACAGAACTATTAGCATTACTTCATTTAGAATATTACAGCCAAAGCATAAGAAGTGTTACAGAGGATAA
- the SCLY gene encoding selenocysteine lyase isoform X1 — translation MGAGTEPAEARRDAAEGRIYLDHNATTPLAPEAAQAVRDAMLQAWGNPSSSHPAGRKAKELIGCARESLARMVGGRPEDIVFTSGGTEANNMVIHTARRHFCESQARPGDGRGTPHIVTSSVEHDSIRLPLEQLVKESLAEATFVAVSPQSGRAEVDDVLAAIRPTTCLVSIMLANNETGVIMPVTELSQRVHVLNQWRVAEGLPRILVHTDAAQMIGKGRVDVQELGVDYLTIVGHKFYGPRIGALYVRGPGTTTPLHPMLFGGGQERSFRPGTENTPMIAGLGQAAELVSKNWEAYKAHMQDVRDYLEARLEASFGKQRIHLNSHFTGSKRLCNTSNFSILGPGLQGRRVLSRCKMLLASVGAACHSEKGDRMVETSFRKSGCIERILLCFRVDLLSITDLIVLGDLSFTAVAQLEIQFLGHSSPHRRSGLPASIQTDIWPQSTKSFTDFFFVHTGDANFSHRTISITSFRILQPKHKKCYRG, via the exons ATGGGCGCCGGGACAGAGCCGGCGGAGGCGCGGCGCGACGCGGCGGAGGG GAGGATCTACCTGGACCACAACGCCACCACCCCCCTGGCCCCTGAGGCGGCCCAGGCCGTGCGGGATGCCATGCTGCAGGCCTGGGGCaaccccagcagctcccaccctGCAG GCAGGAAGGCGAAGGAGCTCATCGGCTGCGCCCGGGAGAGCCTGGCGAGGATGGTGGGAGGCCGGCCGGAGGACATCGTCTTTACCTCGGGGGGCACGGAG GCAAACAACATGGTGATCCACACCGCCCGCAGGCACTTCTGTGAAAGCCAGGCCAGGCCGGGGGACGGCCGGGGGACGCCGCACATCGTGACGTCGAGCGTGGAGCACGACTCCATCCGCCTGCCACTGGAGCAGCTGGTGAAGGAGAGCCTGGCAG AAGCCACCTTTGTGGCTGTGTCCCCACAAAGCGGGCGGGCTGAGGTGGACGACGTCCTCGCTGCCATCCGGCCGACCACCTGCCTGGTTTCCATCATGTTGGCCAATAACGAGACTGGGGTCATCATG CCTGTAACGGAGCTGAGCCAGCGTGTCCATGTCCTCAATCAGTGGAGAGTAGCGGAGGGGCTGCCCAGGATCCTGGTGCACACGGATGCAGCGCAGATGATTGGCAAGGGGCGCGTGGACgtgcaggagctgggggtggACTACCTCACCATCGTGGGACACAAG TTCTATGGCCCGCGGATTGGTGCGCTGTACGTGCGTGGCCCTGGCACCACCACCCCGCTGCACCCCATGCTCTTTGGAGGGGGACAAGAGAGGAGTTTCCGGCCGGG caCTGAGAACACCCCAATGATCGCTGGCCTTGGCCAG GCTGCAGAGTTGGTGAGCAAGAACTGGGAGGCCTACAAGGCTCATATGCAGGATGTTCGGGATTACCTGGAGGCCAGGCTGGAG GCCTCCTTTGGGAAGCAGAGGATCCACCTCAACAGCCACTTTACAGGCTCCAAGCGACTCTGCAACACCTCTAACTTCTCCATTCTGGGCCCAGGCCTTCAAG GGCGAAGGGTGCTGTCTCGCTGCAAGATGCTTCTCGCCAGCGTTGGGGCTGCCTGCCACTCTGAGAAAGGGGATCG AATGGTCGAGACCTCTTTTAGAAAAAGTGGTTGCATAGAAAGAATATTGCTCTGCTTCAGGGTAGATCTTTTATCTATCACGGACCTTATAGTTCTTGGGGACCTCTCCTTCACAGCTGTGGCACAActggagatccagtttttggggcACTCTTCCCCCCACAGGAGGTCTGGGCTTCCTGCATCAATTCAGACAGACATTTGGCCACAAAGCACAAAAAGCTTTACTGACTTTTTCTTTGTACACACAGGAGATGCAAATTTTAGCCACAGAACTATTAGCATTACTTCATTTAGAATATTACAGCCAAAGCATAAGAAGTGTTACAGAGGATAA
- the SCLY gene encoding selenocysteine lyase isoform X4: MPCCRPGATPAAPTLQAGRRRSSSAAPGRAWRGWWEAGRRTSSLPRGARRWEQPQRHFCESQARPGDGRGTPHIVTSSVEHDSIRLPLEQLVKESLAEATFVAVSPQSGRAEVDDVLAAIRPTTCLVSIMLANNETGVIMPVTELSQRVHVLNQWRVAEGLPRILVHTDAAQMIGKGRVDVQELGVDYLTIVGHKFYGPRIGALYVRGPGTTTPLHPMLFGGGQERSFRPGTENTPMIAGLGQAAELVSKNWEAYKAHMQDVRDYLEARLEASFGKQRIHLNSHFTGSKRLCNTSNFSILGPGLQGRRVLSRCKMLLASVGAACHSEKGDRMVETSFRKSGCIERILLCFRVDLLSITDLIVLGDLSFTAVAQLEIQFLGHSSPHRRSGLPASIQTDIWPQSTKSFTDFFFVHTGDANFSHRTISITSFRILQPKHKKCYRG, encoded by the exons ATGCCATGCTGCAGGCCTGGGGCaaccccagcagctcccaccctGCAG GCAGGAAGGCGAAGGAGCTCATCGGCTGCGCCCGGGAGAGCCTGGCGAGGATGGTGGGAGGCCGGCCGGAGGACATCGTCTTTACCTCGGGGGGCACGGAGGTGGGAGCAGCCGCAGAG GCACTTCTGTGAAAGCCAGGCCAGGCCGGGGGACGGCCGGGGGACGCCGCACATCGTGACGTCGAGCGTGGAGCACGACTCCATCCGCCTGCCACTGGAGCAGCTGGTGAAGGAGAGCCTGGCAG AAGCCACCTTTGTGGCTGTGTCCCCACAAAGCGGGCGGGCTGAGGTGGACGACGTCCTCGCTGCCATCCGGCCGACCACCTGCCTGGTTTCCATCATGTTGGCCAATAACGAGACTGGGGTCATCATG CCTGTAACGGAGCTGAGCCAGCGTGTCCATGTCCTCAATCAGTGGAGAGTAGCGGAGGGGCTGCCCAGGATCCTGGTGCACACGGATGCAGCGCAGATGATTGGCAAGGGGCGCGTGGACgtgcaggagctgggggtggACTACCTCACCATCGTGGGACACAAG TTCTATGGCCCGCGGATTGGTGCGCTGTACGTGCGTGGCCCTGGCACCACCACCCCGCTGCACCCCATGCTCTTTGGAGGGGGACAAGAGAGGAGTTTCCGGCCGGG caCTGAGAACACCCCAATGATCGCTGGCCTTGGCCAG GCTGCAGAGTTGGTGAGCAAGAACTGGGAGGCCTACAAGGCTCATATGCAGGATGTTCGGGATTACCTGGAGGCCAGGCTGGAG GCCTCCTTTGGGAAGCAGAGGATCCACCTCAACAGCCACTTTACAGGCTCCAAGCGACTCTGCAACACCTCTAACTTCTCCATTCTGGGCCCAGGCCTTCAAG GGCGAAGGGTGCTGTCTCGCTGCAAGATGCTTCTCGCCAGCGTTGGGGCTGCCTGCCACTCTGAGAAAGGGGATCG AATGGTCGAGACCTCTTTTAGAAAAAGTGGTTGCATAGAAAGAATATTGCTCTGCTTCAGGGTAGATCTTTTATCTATCACGGACCTTATAGTTCTTGGGGACCTCTCCTTCACAGCTGTGGCACAActggagatccagtttttggggcACTCTTCCCCCCACAGGAGGTCTGGGCTTCCTGCATCAATTCAGACAGACATTTGGCCACAAAGCACAAAAAGCTTTACTGACTTTTTCTTTGTACACACAGGAGATGCAAATTTTAGCCACAGAACTATTAGCATTACTTCATTTAGAATATTACAGCCAAAGCATAAGAAGTGTTACAGAGGATAA
- the SCLY gene encoding selenocysteine lyase isoform X3, with amino-acid sequence MGAGTEPAEARRDAAEGRIYLDHNATTPLAPEAAQAVRDAMLQAWGNPSSSHPAGRKAKELIGCARESLARMVGGRPEDIVFTSGGTEVGAAAEVGKDKGRCPFSGPSFSPLPFSLQANNMVIHTARRHFCESQARPGDGRGTPHIVTSSVEHDSIRLPLEQLVKESLAEATFVAVSPQSGRAEVDDVLAAIRPTTCLVSIMLANNETGVIMPVTELSQRVHVLNQWRVAEGLPRILVHTDAAQMIGKGRVDVQELGVDYLTIVGHKFYGPRIGALYVRGPGTTTPLHPMLFGGGQERSFRPGTENTPMIAGLGQAAELVSKNWEAYKAHMQDVRDYLEARLEASFGKQRIHLNSHFTGSKRLCNTSNFSILGPGLQGRRVLSRCKMLLASVGAACHSEKGDRPSAILLSCGIPYDVAQNALRLSVGRDTTRAEVDLVVQDLVQAVAQLDQDQAM; translated from the exons ATGGGCGCCGGGACAGAGCCGGCGGAGGCGCGGCGCGACGCGGCGGAGGG GAGGATCTACCTGGACCACAACGCCACCACCCCCCTGGCCCCTGAGGCGGCCCAGGCCGTGCGGGATGCCATGCTGCAGGCCTGGGGCaaccccagcagctcccaccctGCAG GCAGGAAGGCGAAGGAGCTCATCGGCTGCGCCCGGGAGAGCCTGGCGAGGATGGTGGGAGGCCGGCCGGAGGACATCGTCTTTACCTCGGGGGGCACGGAGGTGGGAGCAGCCGCAGAGGTGGGCAAAGACAAAGGGCGCTGCCCTTTCTCTGggccttccttttcccctctgcctttctctcttcAGGCAAACAACATGGTGATCCACACCGCCCGCAGGCACTTCTGTGAAAGCCAGGCCAGGCCGGGGGACGGCCGGGGGACGCCGCACATCGTGACGTCGAGCGTGGAGCACGACTCCATCCGCCTGCCACTGGAGCAGCTGGTGAAGGAGAGCCTGGCAG AAGCCACCTTTGTGGCTGTGTCCCCACAAAGCGGGCGGGCTGAGGTGGACGACGTCCTCGCTGCCATCCGGCCGACCACCTGCCTGGTTTCCATCATGTTGGCCAATAACGAGACTGGGGTCATCATG CCTGTAACGGAGCTGAGCCAGCGTGTCCATGTCCTCAATCAGTGGAGAGTAGCGGAGGGGCTGCCCAGGATCCTGGTGCACACGGATGCAGCGCAGATGATTGGCAAGGGGCGCGTGGACgtgcaggagctgggggtggACTACCTCACCATCGTGGGACACAAG TTCTATGGCCCGCGGATTGGTGCGCTGTACGTGCGTGGCCCTGGCACCACCACCCCGCTGCACCCCATGCTCTTTGGAGGGGGACAAGAGAGGAGTTTCCGGCCGGG caCTGAGAACACCCCAATGATCGCTGGCCTTGGCCAG GCTGCAGAGTTGGTGAGCAAGAACTGGGAGGCCTACAAGGCTCATATGCAGGATGTTCGGGATTACCTGGAGGCCAGGCTGGAG GCCTCCTTTGGGAAGCAGAGGATCCACCTCAACAGCCACTTTACAGGCTCCAAGCGACTCTGCAACACCTCTAACTTCTCCATTCTGGGCCCAGGCCTTCAAG GGCGAAGGGTGCTGTCTCGCTGCAAGATGCTTCTCGCCAGCGTTGGGGCTGCCTGCCACTCTGAGAAAGGGGATCG GCCTTCCGCGATTCTGCTCAGCTGTGGGATCCCCTATGATGTGGCGCAGAATGCCCTGCGGCTGAGCGTGGGGCGAGACACCACCCGGGCAGAAGTGGACCTGGTTGTGCAGGACCTAGTGCAGGCTGTGGCGCAGCTGGACCAGGACCAAGCCATGTAG
- the SCLY gene encoding selenocysteine lyase isoform X5, whose protein sequence is MGAGTEPAEARRDAAEGRIYLDHNATTPLAPEAAQAVRDAMLQAWGNPSSSHPAGRKAKELIGCARESLARMVGGRPEDIVFTSGGTEANNMVIHTARRHFCESQARPGDGRGTPHIVTSSVEHDSIRLPLEQLVKESLAEATFVAVSPQSGRAEVDDVLAAIRPTTCLVSIMLANNETGVIMPVTELSQRVHVLNQWRVAEGLPRILVHTDAAQMIGKGRVDVQELGVDYLTIVGHKFYGPRIGALYVRGPGTTTPLHPMLFGGGQERSFRPGTENTPMIAGLGQAAELVSKNWEAYKAHMQDVRDYLEARLEASFGKQRIHLNSHFTGSKRLCNTSNFSILGPGLQGRRVLSRCKMLLASVGAACHSEKGDRPSAILLSCGIPYDVAQNALRLSVGRDTTRAEVDLVVQDLVQAVAQLDQDQAM, encoded by the exons ATGGGCGCCGGGACAGAGCCGGCGGAGGCGCGGCGCGACGCGGCGGAGGG GAGGATCTACCTGGACCACAACGCCACCACCCCCCTGGCCCCTGAGGCGGCCCAGGCCGTGCGGGATGCCATGCTGCAGGCCTGGGGCaaccccagcagctcccaccctGCAG GCAGGAAGGCGAAGGAGCTCATCGGCTGCGCCCGGGAGAGCCTGGCGAGGATGGTGGGAGGCCGGCCGGAGGACATCGTCTTTACCTCGGGGGGCACGGAG GCAAACAACATGGTGATCCACACCGCCCGCAGGCACTTCTGTGAAAGCCAGGCCAGGCCGGGGGACGGCCGGGGGACGCCGCACATCGTGACGTCGAGCGTGGAGCACGACTCCATCCGCCTGCCACTGGAGCAGCTGGTGAAGGAGAGCCTGGCAG AAGCCACCTTTGTGGCTGTGTCCCCACAAAGCGGGCGGGCTGAGGTGGACGACGTCCTCGCTGCCATCCGGCCGACCACCTGCCTGGTTTCCATCATGTTGGCCAATAACGAGACTGGGGTCATCATG CCTGTAACGGAGCTGAGCCAGCGTGTCCATGTCCTCAATCAGTGGAGAGTAGCGGAGGGGCTGCCCAGGATCCTGGTGCACACGGATGCAGCGCAGATGATTGGCAAGGGGCGCGTGGACgtgcaggagctgggggtggACTACCTCACCATCGTGGGACACAAG TTCTATGGCCCGCGGATTGGTGCGCTGTACGTGCGTGGCCCTGGCACCACCACCCCGCTGCACCCCATGCTCTTTGGAGGGGGACAAGAGAGGAGTTTCCGGCCGGG caCTGAGAACACCCCAATGATCGCTGGCCTTGGCCAG GCTGCAGAGTTGGTGAGCAAGAACTGGGAGGCCTACAAGGCTCATATGCAGGATGTTCGGGATTACCTGGAGGCCAGGCTGGAG GCCTCCTTTGGGAAGCAGAGGATCCACCTCAACAGCCACTTTACAGGCTCCAAGCGACTCTGCAACACCTCTAACTTCTCCATTCTGGGCCCAGGCCTTCAAG GGCGAAGGGTGCTGTCTCGCTGCAAGATGCTTCTCGCCAGCGTTGGGGCTGCCTGCCACTCTGAGAAAGGGGATCG GCCTTCCGCGATTCTGCTCAGCTGTGGGATCCCCTATGATGTGGCGCAGAATGCCCTGCGGCTGAGCGTGGGGCGAGACACCACCCGGGCAGAAGTGGACCTGGTTGTGCAGGACCTAGTGCAGGCTGTGGCGCAGCTGGACCAGGACCAAGCCATGTAG
- the SCLY gene encoding selenocysteine lyase isoform X6, which translates to MAAGNGGRRELIGGCYYCGAGERELIGGSTWTTTPPPPWPLRRPRPCGMPCCRPGATPAAPTLQAGRRRSSSAAPGRAWRGWWEAGRRTSSLPRGARRHFCESQARPGDGRGTPHIVTSSVEHDSIRLPLEQLVKESLAEATFVAVSPQSGRAEVDDVLAAIRPTTCLVSIMLANNETGVIMPVTELSQRVHVLNQWRVAEGLPRILVHTDAAQMIGKGRVDVQELGVDYLTIVGHKFYGPRIGALYVRGPGTTTPLHPMLFGGGQERSFRPGTENTPMIAGLGQAAELVSKNWEAYKAHMQDVRDYLEARLEASFGKQRIHLNSHFTGSKRLCNTSNFSILGPGLQGRRVLSRCKMLLASVGAACHSEKGDRPSAILLSCGIPYDVAQNALRLSVGRDTTRAEVDLVVQDLVQAVAQLDQDQAM; encoded by the exons ATGGCGGCAGGGAACggaggaaggagggagctgaTCGGCGGGTGCTACTAttgtggggcaggggagagggagctGATTG GAGGATCTACCTGGACCACAACGCCACCACCCCCCTGGCCCCTGAGGCGGCCCAGGCCGTGCGGGATGCCATGCTGCAGGCCTGGGGCaaccccagcagctcccaccctGCAG GCAGGAAGGCGAAGGAGCTCATCGGCTGCGCCCGGGAGAGCCTGGCGAGGATGGTGGGAGGCCGGCCGGAGGACATCGTCTTTACCTCGGGGGGCACGGAG GCACTTCTGTGAAAGCCAGGCCAGGCCGGGGGACGGCCGGGGGACGCCGCACATCGTGACGTCGAGCGTGGAGCACGACTCCATCCGCCTGCCACTGGAGCAGCTGGTGAAGGAGAGCCTGGCAG AAGCCACCTTTGTGGCTGTGTCCCCACAAAGCGGGCGGGCTGAGGTGGACGACGTCCTCGCTGCCATCCGGCCGACCACCTGCCTGGTTTCCATCATGTTGGCCAATAACGAGACTGGGGTCATCATG CCTGTAACGGAGCTGAGCCAGCGTGTCCATGTCCTCAATCAGTGGAGAGTAGCGGAGGGGCTGCCCAGGATCCTGGTGCACACGGATGCAGCGCAGATGATTGGCAAGGGGCGCGTGGACgtgcaggagctgggggtggACTACCTCACCATCGTGGGACACAAG TTCTATGGCCCGCGGATTGGTGCGCTGTACGTGCGTGGCCCTGGCACCACCACCCCGCTGCACCCCATGCTCTTTGGAGGGGGACAAGAGAGGAGTTTCCGGCCGGG caCTGAGAACACCCCAATGATCGCTGGCCTTGGCCAG GCTGCAGAGTTGGTGAGCAAGAACTGGGAGGCCTACAAGGCTCATATGCAGGATGTTCGGGATTACCTGGAGGCCAGGCTGGAG GCCTCCTTTGGGAAGCAGAGGATCCACCTCAACAGCCACTTTACAGGCTCCAAGCGACTCTGCAACACCTCTAACTTCTCCATTCTGGGCCCAGGCCTTCAAG GGCGAAGGGTGCTGTCTCGCTGCAAGATGCTTCTCGCCAGCGTTGGGGCTGCCTGCCACTCTGAGAAAGGGGATCG GCCTTCCGCGATTCTGCTCAGCTGTGGGATCCCCTATGATGTGGCGCAGAATGCCCTGCGGCTGAGCGTGGGGCGAGACACCACCCGGGCAGAAGTGGACCTGGTTGTGCAGGACCTAGTGCAGGCTGTGGCGCAGCTGGACCAGGACCAAGCCATGTAG
- the LOC126039291 gene encoding uncharacterized protein LOC126039291 has translation MESLDTEVRARKTLGTVEYVESSGFTQGVLPTKKDVVQNMLYLLQPKRAGQAQRSKEDAAQLLAEHLQEHWLVCNLHTIATQNIKKLILKMYEEFTRLYQTRKQRQNQAFTERADKFNESSEKLFDVFCTDGQMRNKLEEYSGIKMTSIEWKFLEDQRSERKMYYEDFTDKQELKTMERRQKIQCLEHFRKLAKEEKEGNKVKEVKYKSDEQSDEGTSVDESYLAEEENGGAPAFSLRGRRKRRCTATPASATMPLECQHIRMSIRRVRPGFYETVEKVKNC, from the coding sequence ATGGAATCACTGGATACCGAGGTGAGAGCACGGAAGACTCTGGGGACTGTTGAATATGTAGAGTCTTCAGGTTTCACCCAGGGAGTACTGCCAACCAAGAAGGATGTGGTTCAGAATATGCTGTATTTATTGCAGCCCAAAAGAGCTGGCCAGGCCCAGCGGTCCAAGGAGGACGCGGCCCAGTTGCTCGCTGAGCACTTGCAAGAGCACTGGTTGGTTTGCAACTTGCACACCATCGCGacacaaaatataaagaaacttaTCCTCAAAATGTATGAGGAGTTCACCAGATTGTATCAGAccagaaagcagagacagaacCAGGCTTTTACCGAGCGAGCAGACAAATTCAACGAGAGTTCAGAGAAGCTCTTTGATGTATTTTGTACAGACGGGCAGATGAGAAATAAACTGGAGGAATACAGTGGAATAAAAATGACTAGCATCGAGTGGAAATTTCTCGAAGATcagagaagtgaaagaaaaatgtactaTGAAGATTTCACAGACAAGCAAGAACTGAAGACGATGGAAAGAAGGCAAAAGATACAATGTCTGGAGCACTTCAGAAAACTTGccaaggaagagaaggaaggaaacaaagtGAAGGAAGTGAAATACAAAAGTGACGAGCAATCGGATGAAGGCACAAGCGTGGATGAATCCTACCTCGCAGAGGAGGAGAACGGCGGGGCTCCGGCCTTTTCACTGCGGGGCAGAAGGAAGCGCCGGTGCACTGCGACTCCTGCGAGCGCCACCATGCCCCTGGAATGCCAGCATATACGGATGAGCATCAGGAGAGTTAGGCCTGGGTTCTATGAGACTGTGGAGAAGGTCAAAAACTGCTAG